A genomic region of Sulfobacillus acidophilus DSM 10332 contains the following coding sequences:
- a CDS encoding hypothetical protein (SPTR: Cell wall protein, putative), producing the protein MKNAMLFIPVVIFGGILLAGCGRITQPVATAHPNSHHASQAPQSPPTTNQVNSITASSLPSSTSANAVPSLSPSSSPSSTSTQTTQSSSPPITLENSQVTDNSLILYTTHGTMQTAYSDPHIILGTPNIFEMTLVNTSAGKFPVNVSEPILSNWGISETLIPQGHNLLLKLILKPQIHQFQIGIGGGDIIQITFSPSITSTNSATPPFVGIISQHFVGSNGPEAIPNGVISALPNHLTFSSSEYPLVEGFSGQLKGHSFILDFYRNPTGIFMAPVRYPF; encoded by the coding sequence ATGAAAAACGCGATGCTGTTTATCCCTGTGGTCATCTTTGGTGGAATACTGCTTGCCGGATGCGGCCGCATTACGCAACCGGTGGCTACGGCACATCCCAATTCTCATCATGCGTCCCAGGCTCCTCAATCACCTCCAACTACGAATCAAGTGAATTCGATCACTGCGTCTTCATTGCCCTCCTCAACCAGCGCGAATGCTGTTCCTTCGCTATCACCTTCGTCTTCGCCGTCGAGTACATCGACACAAACAACCCAAAGTTCGTCACCGCCCATTACGTTAGAAAACTCACAAGTGACCGATAACTCGCTCATCCTCTATACGACACATGGAACTATGCAGACGGCTTATAGTGATCCTCATATAATACTTGGAACACCCAATATCTTTGAAATGACGTTGGTCAATACGTCGGCAGGGAAGTTTCCGGTCAATGTTTCTGAACCCATACTGTCCAATTGGGGTATTAGTGAAACACTCATTCCGCAAGGGCATAATCTCTTGTTAAAATTGATTCTCAAACCTCAAATACATCAATTTCAAATCGGTATTGGCGGAGGCGATATTATCCAAATTACATTTTCACCGTCGATTACATCGACAAATTCTGCGACTCCGCCGTTTGTCGGAATAATTAGTCAACATTTTGTTGGTTCAAATGGTCCCGAGGCAATTCCTAATGGCGTTATTAGCGCATTGCCAAACCATCTAACGTTTTCTTCATCAGAATACCCGCTCGTGGAAGGCTTTAGCGGCCAACTTAAGGGGCATTCATTTATCTTAGATTTTTATCGAAATCCAACGGGGATATTTATGGCCCC